From the genome of Notolabrus celidotus isolate fNotCel1 chromosome 5, fNotCel1.pri, whole genome shotgun sequence, one region includes:
- the zfpl1 gene encoding zinc finger protein-like 1: MGLCKCPKRKVTNLFCFEHRVNVCEHCLVSNHNKCIVQSYLQWLQDSDYNPNCTLCNTPLSAQDTVRLVCYDVFHWSCLNNLALRLPLHTAPAGYQCPACQGPVFPPSNLASPIADVLKEQLSSVNWARAGLGLPLIEEPIGDLEETAANDVTDYTDWSTFGAQEQSNIYPSHSYNTSLSPQPTSVPPPAQEDQADTRKNGDPLLQDHSVINFTTTATTCDTVTLHTASSPRKIYDTRDVGHSTVTQIDFDDDKYRRRPTLSWFAQILKNLTGGRRTSLTWKQRVFMLLLVGVLGFFTLIIIMAKVGRASAGSDPNLDPLLNPNIRVGKN; the protein is encoded by the exons ATGGGTCTCTGCAAGTGCCCAAAAAGAAAAGTGACCAATTTATTCTGTTTCGAGCATCGTGTCAATGTGTGCGAGCATTGCCTCGTCTCAAACCACAACAAG TGTATTGTGCAGTCATATTTGCAATGGCTTCAGGACAGCGATTACAACCCCAACTGCACTCTGTGTAACACCCCACTGTCTGCCCAGGACACTGTCAGACTCGTCTGCTATG ATGTGTTTCACTGGTCATGTCTCAATAACTTGGCATTGCGGCTGCCCCTCCACACGGCTCCAGCTGGATACCAGTGCCCAGCCTGTCAAGGTCCAGTCTTCCCCCCATCTAACCTGGCCAGCCCTATTGCTGATGTGCTGAAAGAACAGCTGTCATCGGTTAACTGGGCTCGAGCTGGTTTAGGGCTGCCACTG ATTGAGGAGCCTATTGGGGACCTTGAAGAGACTGCAGCTAATGATGTTACAGATTATACCGACTGGTCAACATTTGGTG CACAAGAGCAAAGTAACATTTACCCCAGCCACTCCTACAACACCAGCCTCAGCCCACAACCCACATCTGTCCCACCTCCAGCTCAAGAGGACCAGGCAGATACCCGTAAAAATGGAGACCCACTCCTGCAGGATCACTCTGTGATCAATTTCACTACTACTGCCACTACCTGTGACACGGTTACATTACACACTG CTTCCTCACCAAGAAAGATCTATGACACACGTGACGTTGGTCACAGCACCGTCACACAGATTGACTTTGATGATGACAAGTACAGAAGAAGACCAACACTGAGCTGGTTTGCTCAAATTCTCAA AAACCTCACAGGTGGAAGGCGGACATCTCTGACCTGGAAACAACGCGTCTTCATGCTCCTTCTGGTTGGAGTTCTGGGATTCTTTACACTGATTATCATCATGGCTAAAGTCGGACGTGCCTCTGCGGGCTCAGACCCAAATTTAGATCCTCTTCTTAACCCAAATATCCGTGTGGGGAAAAACTGA